One Edaphobacter flagellatus genomic region harbors:
- a CDS encoding RNA polymerase sigma factor — translation MSSEAAAYFPDALSNGEVRPKDPACPDSSVVSVGSHVTAHPSGAMASIDQASDETLLEQVATGDKDALSQLFRRHARVVRNVAWRILRHEAEADDLVQEVFMFLFRKAALFKATHGAARSWIVQVTYSRAFNRRAYLKTRHFYTSGDLEQVMLTVAQRQSESHFIEWSLEGVWGKETATRLRQLLSPSQLVTIELHFFEGYTLEEIADRRGQTLSNVRNHYYRGLEKLRKPAFAARLRTK, via the coding sequence ATGAGTTCCGAAGCAGCGGCCTATTTTCCGGATGCTCTATCGAACGGTGAAGTTCGCCCTAAGGACCCTGCTTGCCCCGATTCATCTGTCGTTTCCGTAGGAAGCCATGTCACGGCTCATCCTTCCGGCGCAATGGCCTCGATCGATCAAGCCTCTGACGAGACGCTGTTAGAACAAGTGGCCACAGGTGACAAAGATGCACTGAGCCAACTGTTCCGTCGACATGCGCGTGTGGTTCGGAATGTGGCCTGGAGGATTCTTCGGCATGAGGCTGAGGCTGACGACCTCGTGCAGGAGGTGTTCATGTTTCTTTTTCGGAAAGCCGCGCTGTTTAAAGCAACGCATGGAGCGGCCCGCTCGTGGATCGTCCAAGTCACCTATTCCCGAGCATTCAATAGACGGGCATATCTGAAGACTCGACATTTCTACACTAGCGGGGATCTCGAACAAGTGATGCTAACTGTGGCTCAACGTCAATCCGAGTCGCATTTCATTGAATGGTCTCTTGAAGGCGTGTGGGGGAAGGAAACTGCTACCAGGCTGCGGCAATTGCTTTCACCTTCTCAACTTGTGACAATTGAACTTCACTTTTTCGAAGGCTATACATTAGAGGAGATCGCTGATCGTCGTGGGCAAACGCTCAGCAATGTACGGAATCATTACTACCGTGGGTTGGAGAAACTGCGGAAGCCAGCCTTTGCTGCAAGGTTGAGAACCAAGTGA
- a CDS encoding D-sedoheptulose 7-phosphate isomerase, whose product MIEIVRRQLAASITTMNSVLNENSIHLAVVEAARLISGSLKAGGKLLVCGNGGSAADSQHLVAEFVSRLTVDRSALRAIALTTDTSILTAIGNDYSYERVFERQVEALGCKHDVLLAISTSGNASNCIKALELARGMQLHTIAYTGNRGGRMAELADVAVVIPSQITMNIQESHLALEHILCMLVERFLFGDNFAETRQQLAE is encoded by the coding sequence ATGATTGAAATCGTTCGGAGGCAGCTAGCGGCATCGATTACCACGATGAACTCCGTTCTAAATGAGAACTCCATCCACTTAGCAGTGGTAGAAGCTGCGCGCCTTATATCGGGATCATTGAAGGCCGGAGGCAAGCTCCTCGTCTGCGGTAATGGAGGATCTGCCGCCGATTCGCAGCACCTCGTAGCGGAATTTGTGTCGCGTCTGACGGTGGATCGGTCGGCTCTACGAGCGATCGCGCTAACCACTGACACAAGCATTCTCACCGCGATCGGAAATGACTACAGCTATGAAAGGGTCTTTGAGCGGCAGGTGGAAGCGTTGGGATGTAAACACGACGTGTTACTTGCGATATCTACAAGCGGAAACGCAAGCAACTGTATCAAAGCGTTAGAACTTGCACGGGGCATGCAACTTCACACAATTGCCTACACCGGGAATCGCGGTGGAAGAATGGCAGAGCTGGCAGACGTGGCTGTTGTCATTCCGAGCCAAATAACCATGAACATTCAAGAGTCTCATCTAGCACTGGAACATATTCTTTGCATGCTGGTGGAGCGCTTTCTCTTTGGCGACAACTTCGCTGAAACGCGGCAGCAACTGGCAGAGTAA
- a CDS encoding 3-hydroxybutyrate dehydrogenase → MVLGGKRALITGATSGIGLSIAEEIAKQGADIVLSGFGTVIEIEALKQRLHEHYGVYVIHIAADLSIGEQCRMLAEQAQRELGSIDILINNAGIQHVAPVDQFPKEQWDAVLAVNLSAAFHLIASLLPSMRRKRYGRIINIASVHGLVGSVNKAAYVAAKHGLVGLTKVTALETAGSGVTCNAICPGWVLTPLVEAQILQRMEEGHISRESAEQRLLSDKQPSGEFVLPAQVGALAAFLCSDAAANITGASLPIDGAWTAQ, encoded by the coding sequence ATGGTGTTAGGAGGGAAACGCGCTCTGATAACTGGCGCGACAAGCGGCATCGGCCTAAGTATCGCCGAGGAGATCGCTAAACAGGGTGCCGATATCGTACTGAGCGGCTTTGGCACGGTCATTGAGATCGAAGCTCTGAAGCAAAGATTGCACGAACATTATGGCGTATACGTAATACACATCGCTGCTGATCTTTCGATTGGAGAGCAGTGTCGCATGCTGGCTGAACAAGCGCAAAGGGAATTGGGGAGCATAGACATTCTGATTAATAACGCAGGCATTCAACATGTTGCGCCAGTAGATCAATTCCCGAAAGAGCAATGGGATGCAGTTCTAGCGGTGAACCTCTCAGCTGCATTCCATCTCATCGCTAGCTTGTTGCCATCGATGCGTAGGAAACGCTATGGACGCATCATCAATATAGCCTCAGTTCATGGCCTTGTAGGTTCAGTCAATAAAGCGGCATATGTGGCAGCTAAACACGGCTTGGTCGGACTGACGAAGGTGACGGCCCTCGAAACTGCAGGCAGTGGCGTGACATGCAACGCGATCTGTCCAGGATGGGTTCTCACACCGCTTGTTGAAGCGCAAATCCTACAACGAATGGAAGAGGGACATATTTCTCGCGAATCAGCAGAACAAAGACTGTTGAGCGACAAACAGCCATCGGGAGAATTTGTGCTTCCGGCGCAAGTCGGAGCGCTGGCCGCATTCCTCTGTTCTGATGCCGCGGCAAATATCACCGGTGCTTCTCTGCCGATAGATGGAGCCTGGACCGCTCAGTAA
- a CDS encoding sigma 54-interacting transcriptional regulator, whose protein sequence is MSEKLPVPSAVARYSVAIVAVAAAFLVVSVLQYFLVRTPVILIYLVAITVSVWRGGKGPGLLAFCLSTFCILLNLVTSAHGWLRVVRYDLPTLCIYLVLAWWIESFARSSQHLEQVLRSNQELEVAVRERTAELIRINTEYRVILEAAPFGVVLFGPGRIIQRCNPAYERMVRYSSGELLGRVAPLPEDEWETWNEIEKMARVGKPIDEYETVRLRRDGSRFSATIWVIPLHDDRSNFTGMVGFILDSTERKESEVKLRASLEANGKLIEEIRALQERLQRENISLQERNLALRSEIADIQRARFEKIIGNSPAIRRTLNKVEQVSATDVTVLITGETGTGKELIAQAIHENSKRAGMPFRAINCAALPATLMAAELFGHEKGAFTGAERLRLGQFELASGGTLFLDEIAEIPVETQAMLLRVLEERGFERLGGTKLINSNVRIIAATNRDLHTAMQRGEFRQDLFFRLNGFRIEMPPLRERKEDIPLLVQHFVQVSTSRYGKLIRSIEKGTMEMLLAYGWPGNVRELRNVIDTSVIISPGEDLVIDEGLLFGSPVVGKADSGTLEAKVAEYERGLIERTLIETHGRVSGPSGAATLLGMPASTLSARIRVLKIDVAKFKIQSE, encoded by the coding sequence TTGTCAGAAAAGCTTCCAGTTCCATCTGCGGTGGCCCGCTATTCGGTTGCAATCGTTGCCGTGGCAGCCGCGTTTCTTGTCGTGTCAGTTCTGCAATACTTCCTGGTACGGACCCCAGTAATACTTATCTATCTTGTAGCAATCACGGTCAGTGTTTGGCGCGGAGGGAAGGGGCCCGGACTTCTGGCTTTCTGCCTGTCAACGTTTTGCATCCTCCTCAACCTCGTGACCTCAGCACATGGGTGGCTGCGAGTTGTTCGATATGATCTTCCGACTCTCTGTATCTACTTGGTTCTTGCCTGGTGGATTGAGTCCTTTGCGCGGTCGAGTCAGCATCTTGAACAGGTTCTGAGAAGCAACCAAGAACTTGAGGTTGCTGTAAGGGAGAGGACCGCTGAGCTCATCCGGATCAATACAGAATATAGGGTCATTCTCGAAGCGGCGCCATTCGGAGTTGTCCTGTTTGGACCAGGCCGGATCATTCAACGCTGCAATCCAGCATACGAAAGAATGGTCCGGTACAGCTCGGGTGAATTGTTGGGTCGGGTAGCTCCTCTTCCGGAGGATGAATGGGAGACCTGGAATGAGATTGAGAAGATGGCGCGAGTAGGAAAGCCTATCGATGAGTATGAGACTGTACGGCTCCGGCGCGATGGTTCCCGGTTCTCAGCTACGATCTGGGTGATTCCCTTACATGATGATCGCAGCAACTTTACGGGCATGGTTGGCTTCATTCTTGATAGCACTGAACGTAAAGAGAGTGAAGTGAAGCTGAGAGCCTCTCTGGAAGCAAATGGAAAGCTGATCGAGGAGATCAGAGCGCTTCAAGAGAGATTGCAGAGAGAGAATATCTCTTTGCAGGAACGCAACCTCGCATTGCGGAGCGAGATCGCTGATATTCAACGGGCACGATTCGAGAAGATAATCGGGAACTCTCCAGCGATCCGCCGCACATTGAACAAGGTGGAGCAGGTTTCCGCAACAGATGTTACCGTGCTCATCACAGGCGAGACTGGCACAGGAAAGGAATTGATTGCTCAGGCGATTCATGAGAATTCGAAGCGCGCAGGGATGCCGTTCCGGGCGATCAACTGCGCAGCGCTTCCAGCAACACTCATGGCCGCCGAGTTGTTTGGCCATGAGAAGGGGGCCTTCACGGGTGCCGAGCGACTCAGGCTAGGTCAGTTCGAACTAGCCAGTGGCGGCACTCTGTTTCTCGATGAGATCGCCGAGATCCCAGTGGAAACGCAGGCGATGCTTCTGCGGGTCCTCGAAGAGCGCGGTTTCGAGAGACTCGGCGGCACAAAGCTGATTAATTCTAATGTGCGAATCATCGCTGCAACGAATCGGGATCTTCATACCGCTATGCAGCGAGGAGAGTTCAGGCAGGACCTGTTCTTCCGTCTCAATGGATTTCGGATTGAGATGCCTCCCCTGCGGGAACGCAAAGAAGATATTCCGCTGCTGGTGCAGCATTTTGTTCAGGTCTCCACTTCGCGTTATGGCAAGCTTATTCGCAGCATCGAAAAGGGGACGATGGAGATGTTGCTCGCCTATGGTTGGCCGGGAAATGTCCGCGAGCTGCGCAATGTGATCGATACCTCCGTGATCATCTCGCCTGGCGAGGACCTCGTGATTGATGAGGGGCTTCTGTTTGGGAGCCCGGTCGTCGGGAAGGCTGACAGCGGCACCCTGGAGGCGAAGGTGGCGGAGTACGAGCGGGGCTTGATCGAGCGTACTCTGATCGAGACCCATGGACGCGTTTCAGGACCTTCGGGGGCTGCGACGCTTCTTGGTATGCCGGCGTCGACGCTTTCTGCGCGGATCAGAGTACTTAAGATTGATGTGGCGAAATTCAAGATACAGTCCGAGTGA
- a CDS encoding DUF3085 domain-containing protein, whose translation MALKSKLVFDGSAVLELLTHAKAAPTHTSPYGLTPNPGPGLMLVKDDGIYLMSNGEPHLPGTDTVNKVVYAHGYEALPTTASVEERMARYDKVRDAVGGDDFAEFLPVKSLARVSADGRLEIELTADKMSIIIGPRAKPQARASTKQL comes from the coding sequence ATGGCACTCAAGTCCAAACTCGTATTCGATGGATCGGCTGTCCTCGAACTGCTCACTCATGCGAAGGCTGCGCCCACACACACCTCACCCTACGGTCTCACTCCGAATCCCGGCCCTGGCCTGATGCTGGTCAAGGACGACGGAATCTACCTCATGTCCAATGGGGAGCCGCATCTGCCCGGCACGGACACGGTGAACAAAGTAGTCTATGCCCACGGGTATGAAGCCCTTCCTACAACCGCAAGCGTAGAAGAGCGAATGGCTCGTTACGACAAAGTCCGAGATGCTGTGGGAGGAGATGACTTCGCCGAATTCCTTCCAGTGAAGAGCCTCGCCAGGGTCTCAGCCGATGGCCGACTGGAGATCGAGCTCACCGCCGACAAGATGAGCATCATCATCGGACCCCGAGCAAAACCGCAAGCGCGCGCTTCCACCAAACAACTTTGA
- a CDS encoding glycoside hydrolase family 31 protein translates to MSVTSSTVIHVIARPKGVADTPTDILAGAGESKSEDAVSISFESGKVVLKNDRFNVVVSLNERDVIVLDPSGREIVRQRNPLKSAVAHQALFSHAPFEDLYGMNGLDIRDNSNTILRNAGADVRAGAQGDGGAPFFFTRSFGVLIDSTGGSFNTEDGVVQFRNGSRKVLEDFICVGPPMAVMSSIERLTGLPPLPPKWTLGFINSQWGPDEAELRTEAETYRRKHIPIDAFILDYDWKAWGEDGYGEWRWNSTSGAGAIAPNKFPNGASGRLALDLAAQGVHLAGILKPRVLIGSPTGGQELSQAAAYAEAHQFWYPGEPQSFDGAVHRYARDLDFRIPEVRKWYWRHLEVSFHAGMDGWWNDEADHILAPDGTTWDFSSMQGFNMGRMLYEGQRSVSNKRVWSLNRNYFLGAQRFGYAEWSGDIHTGFANMANQRARMLSTINLGEPLWSMDTGGFFGQASAENYARWVQFATFTPIMRVHGDRDAKRQPWAYGEHAERVATEAIRLRYRLLPYIYSNERQMTETGIGIVRPLFWMYPDDANTRDLSSEWMFGDSLLVSPVVSPKATAQRVYLPAGTWYDYFRGQTYEGGRTIDYSINSDTWADIPLFVKAGGAVATQDDAENTDEPRVHRVQIDLFPAEKESTFVYYDDDGKTYDYEKEQFYRQAIHFSRFGSSFHIKVDDPTGLMRTSVRSFELKLHLDSGEARQVSANGEALKMTSECLEGTNRLCWDKSTDRFGPVITVIVPIPESTEIRVN, encoded by the coding sequence GTGAGTGTGACCTCGAGCACTGTCATCCATGTCATTGCCCGCCCGAAGGGTGTTGCGGATACGCCGACAGATATTCTGGCAGGAGCCGGGGAGAGCAAATCTGAGGATGCGGTGTCAATATCCTTCGAGTCGGGAAAAGTTGTGCTTAAGAACGACAGATTCAATGTAGTTGTATCGCTTAACGAGCGTGATGTCATTGTGCTCGACCCCTCGGGACGAGAAATCGTAAGGCAACGAAACCCGCTCAAAAGTGCAGTTGCCCATCAGGCACTTTTTTCCCATGCGCCTTTCGAAGACCTATACGGAATGAACGGGCTCGATATTCGCGATAACAGCAACACAATCCTCCGGAATGCTGGTGCGGATGTGCGTGCTGGAGCGCAGGGTGACGGCGGTGCCCCCTTTTTCTTCACCCGTTCGTTCGGTGTCCTGATCGATTCAACGGGAGGGTCTTTCAATACGGAGGATGGGGTCGTGCAATTCCGTAACGGGTCGCGTAAAGTGCTGGAGGACTTCATTTGTGTGGGTCCACCCATGGCTGTCATGTCTTCCATCGAAAGATTGACTGGCCTCCCTCCGCTTCCACCTAAATGGACATTGGGCTTCATCAATAGCCAATGGGGACCAGATGAAGCAGAACTCCGTACCGAGGCGGAAACCTATCGCAGAAAGCACATTCCGATCGATGCCTTCATTCTTGATTACGACTGGAAGGCTTGGGGTGAAGATGGATACGGTGAGTGGCGCTGGAATAGTACCAGCGGGGCGGGAGCCATTGCTCCTAACAAATTTCCCAATGGAGCAAGTGGCCGGTTAGCACTTGACCTCGCGGCGCAAGGGGTTCATCTCGCCGGAATCCTTAAGCCGCGTGTGCTGATAGGCTCGCCCACAGGAGGTCAGGAACTCAGTCAGGCTGCCGCGTATGCAGAAGCTCATCAGTTTTGGTATCCGGGTGAACCACAGTCTTTCGATGGTGCTGTACATCGCTATGCGCGTGACCTCGATTTCCGCATTCCTGAAGTCCGCAAATGGTATTGGCGCCATCTGGAGGTGTCGTTTCACGCTGGAATGGATGGCTGGTGGAACGATGAGGCCGATCATATCCTGGCGCCTGACGGTACCACGTGGGACTTCAGCAGCATGCAAGGCTTCAACATGGGACGCATGTTGTACGAAGGTCAGAGATCCGTATCAAACAAGCGTGTGTGGTCTTTGAACCGGAACTATTTCCTTGGGGCGCAACGATTCGGCTATGCCGAATGGTCAGGTGACATCCACACAGGCTTTGCCAATATGGCAAACCAGCGTGCACGTATGCTTTCGACGATCAATCTTGGTGAGCCGCTCTGGAGCATGGATACAGGTGGGTTTTTCGGTCAGGCGTCCGCCGAAAACTATGCTCGCTGGGTTCAATTTGCAACCTTTACGCCAATCATGCGCGTTCATGGAGACCGTGATGCGAAGCGCCAGCCGTGGGCTTATGGTGAACATGCGGAGCGCGTTGCAACCGAGGCGATCCGTCTTCGCTATCGCTTGCTGCCATACATTTATTCGAACGAACGACAGATGACCGAAACTGGCATCGGCATTGTGCGTCCGCTCTTCTGGATGTATCCTGACGACGCCAATACGCGAGATCTTTCTTCAGAGTGGATGTTTGGTGATTCTCTACTCGTGTCCCCAGTTGTGTCTCCAAAGGCTACGGCTCAACGCGTCTATCTTCCTGCCGGGACATGGTACGACTACTTCCGTGGCCAGACGTACGAAGGGGGCAGGACGATTGACTATTCCATCAATAGCGATACATGGGCGGATATTCCCCTATTCGTCAAGGCAGGGGGCGCCGTTGCGACTCAAGACGATGCCGAGAATACGGACGAACCACGGGTGCATCGCGTGCAAATTGATCTTTTCCCTGCGGAGAAAGAAAGCACATTCGTTTACTACGATGATGATGGTAAAACGTACGACTACGAAAAGGAGCAGTTCTATCGACAGGCGATCCACTTTTCGCGATTCGGAAGCTCTTTCCACATCAAAGTGGATGATCCGACTGGTTTGATGCGGACTTCTGTCAGATCATTTGAGTTGAAGTTGCATCTTGATAGCGGCGAGGCAAGGCAAGTGTCAGCGAATGGCGAAGCCTTGAAAATGACATCCGAATGTCTAGAAGGAACCAACCGTCTCTGCTGGGACAAGAGTACGGACCGCTTTGGGCCCGTGATCACCGTAATTGTTCCGATTCCCGAGTCTACTGAAATAAGAGTGAACTGA
- a CDS encoding helix-turn-helix domain-containing protein, translated as MSLQEAIAAALVKARKKRKLTQEELGYRAGYDPVYINMLERARRYPSIRAIFNLSEALGITPAALMEDVQKQIGFKPR; from the coding sequence GTGTCACTCCAGGAAGCAATCGCTGCTGCCCTGGTTAAGGCGCGAAAGAAGCGGAAATTGACTCAAGAGGAGTTGGGGTATCGTGCGGGCTATGATCCGGTCTACATCAATATGCTCGAACGTGCGCGAAGGTATCCGTCTATTCGTGCAATTTTTAATCTTTCTGAGGCATTGGGCATTACGCCAGCAGCTCTCATGGAAGATGTTCAGAAGCAGATTGGTTTCAAGCCCCGCTAA
- the fucP gene encoding L-fucose:H+ symporter permease, with translation MAESLVSSDVEAKVKLRNSEVLLPAGTRRPFAIVTGLFFLWGIPNSLNDVLIRQFMKSLDLNRFQAGLVQSAFFLGYFFLALPAGLLMKHYGYKLGFIVGLLLFSSGCFLFLPAANSGRYGAFLVALFVIASGLAFLESASNPFVAQLGPTVTSERRLNFAQAFNPLGYISGILLGTRFIFSGVELSPSQIAAMQASGTYLAYRHAETMRVVAPYLIIGVLALVWAGMIASLRLPSFMQTRDHDAEVAGNWRELLHKPHFLLAIVAQFLYCGASVCTWSYFIQYAKEYTGTSERVAGVLLACTIGLFGLGRFTSTILMRRFAPVLIMAVYGIVNASLLVVAILSPNRLGLGAITATSFFLSLMFPTIFALGLKDLGPNTKIAGSFIVMAIVGGAVMTPLMGLLAQSLHNTALAYVVPLFGNLGIAAYARYMFGYSSKRMMVSTFEI, from the coding sequence ATGGCAGAAAGCCTAGTATCCAGTGACGTCGAAGCCAAAGTAAAACTTCGTAACTCTGAAGTGCTTTTGCCTGCTGGGACTAGGCGCCCCTTCGCTATTGTCACGGGGCTTTTTTTCCTGTGGGGCATCCCGAACAGCTTAAATGACGTTCTCATCCGCCAGTTCATGAAATCGCTGGATCTCAATCGATTCCAGGCCGGTTTGGTCCAATCAGCGTTTTTCCTTGGCTATTTCTTTCTAGCACTTCCCGCGGGTCTGCTAATGAAACATTATGGGTACAAGCTCGGCTTCATTGTTGGCTTGCTTCTGTTTTCATCGGGATGTTTTCTATTCCTCCCGGCGGCGAACTCTGGAAGATATGGAGCGTTTCTAGTCGCGCTATTCGTGATTGCAAGCGGGTTGGCATTTCTTGAGAGCGCCTCGAATCCGTTCGTTGCGCAGCTAGGGCCGACGGTCACCTCTGAACGTCGACTGAATTTCGCCCAGGCGTTCAACCCGTTGGGATATATCAGCGGAATACTCTTGGGGACGAGGTTTATCTTCTCAGGAGTAGAGCTTTCACCCTCGCAGATCGCCGCGATGCAAGCCTCCGGAACCTATCTGGCATATCGACACGCTGAAACGATGCGCGTCGTTGCTCCATACTTGATTATTGGAGTGCTTGCATTGGTCTGGGCAGGGATGATTGCATCCCTACGCCTACCGAGTTTCATGCAAACAAGGGATCATGATGCGGAAGTCGCTGGCAATTGGCGTGAGCTATTGCATAAACCGCATTTCCTCCTGGCAATTGTCGCGCAGTTTCTATACTGCGGAGCTTCAGTTTGTACATGGAGCTACTTCATTCAGTACGCAAAGGAGTACACAGGTACATCGGAGAGAGTAGCGGGGGTACTTCTTGCCTGCACCATTGGGCTATTCGGCTTGGGCCGATTTACATCCACTATTCTCATGCGTCGGTTTGCCCCTGTTCTCATCATGGCTGTCTATGGCATAGTCAACGCGAGCTTACTTGTTGTTGCGATTCTCTCTCCGAATCGCCTTGGCCTCGGGGCGATCACTGCGACAAGCTTCTTCCTCTCGCTGATGTTTCCTACGATTTTTGCATTGGGTCTGAAGGATCTTGGCCCGAATACCAAGATTGCCGGGTCGTTCATCGTGATGGCGATTGTTGGTGGGGCCGTGATGACTCCTCTTATGGGCCTTCTCGCGCAGTCTCTTCACAACACAGCGCTTGCCTATGTGGTTCCACTCTTCGGCAATCTGGGAATAGCAGCCTATGCGCGGTACATGTTTGGCTATTCATCGAAACGCATGATGGTATCAACTTTCGAAATCTGA
- a CDS encoding LysR family transcriptional regulator produces the protein MSPKNPLEINILIVIIAQEGNFIRASKKLGVTPPSLTRKVSTLERSIGVKLFDRSTRNVQLTTAGRLFVQESSIALNHAERAWDLARFQAQIETGPYRIGYSPYTHSAFLPLLNGLSPIHSSGDTPSVVVLETANTLELVERVLRGKLHAALGVGPISDEDLWVQRVGREAFSVCLPRNHRLALKPGLTARDLDREMVFWMPRSLQPRFYARVMKYISSLGIQPLFKEVKSEAHALGFAAHGFGIALLPRSASHISHVGTVFRPLTDRYLGIETVLFMRRDQRYGDLKDLVDDLFARLLALKIEIN, from the coding sequence ATGAGTCCGAAGAATCCGCTCGAAATCAACATACTGATAGTGATCATCGCCCAGGAAGGAAACTTCATCCGAGCGTCCAAGAAGCTGGGCGTGACACCGCCATCGCTCACCCGTAAGGTGTCTACGCTGGAAAGGAGTATCGGTGTCAAGCTCTTTGACCGGTCAACGCGCAATGTCCAACTCACGACTGCGGGCAGACTCTTTGTACAAGAGTCCTCGATCGCCCTCAATCATGCTGAACGAGCCTGGGACCTGGCGCGTTTTCAGGCGCAGATCGAAACAGGCCCCTATCGCATCGGGTATTCACCATATACCCATAGTGCCTTTCTTCCACTCTTGAATGGATTGAGCCCGATACACAGTTCCGGAGACACTCCATCAGTCGTGGTGCTTGAGACCGCCAATACTCTTGAGCTTGTCGAAAGGGTTCTCCGAGGCAAACTGCATGCCGCATTAGGTGTCGGCCCAATCTCTGATGAGGATCTTTGGGTCCAGCGGGTAGGGCGCGAAGCCTTTTCAGTCTGCCTACCGAGAAACCACCGTCTCGCGCTTAAGCCAGGCCTCACCGCTCGCGACCTTGACCGTGAGATGGTCTTCTGGATGCCGAGGTCTCTTCAGCCGCGGTTCTATGCCCGGGTAATGAAGTACATTTCCAGCCTCGGTATTCAACCACTGTTCAAGGAAGTAAAGAGCGAGGCCCACGCACTCGGATTTGCTGCGCATGGATTCGGTATTGCCTTGCTACCGCGCTCTGCCTCCCATATCAGTCACGTCGGTACCGTCTTTCGTCCACTTACAGACCGCTACCTGGGCATCGAGACAGTGCTGTTTATGCGGCGGGATCAGAGATATGGGGATCTCAAGGATCTGGTGGATGACCTCTTTGCTCGCCTGTTGGCTCTCAAGATCGAAATTAATTGA
- a CDS encoding helix-turn-helix domain-containing protein, with translation MSELGHKLRIIRRQHRLSLRQVERLTITLAKKYGDAARRISASWLGRLEREEHAIPHRTLQTLEEVYEISHEELTDESISTAEASRTLHAHLPELPAGVLKGLTDPDGEHLLPPESWLMYFPETTLLPSLPTAHGDQPHVRRQSSIARLYGVLGANDLTLLGQVQPGAVLEIDQSVRTIDATKIYRSVSERPIYFLRSHDGYHCGWCDLDAERRWLTLVPSALAKASQRRWRYSEEIEVMGVVTRVLTRLRFSKELKLEQVNRDQRSNST, from the coding sequence ATGAGCGAACTGGGACACAAGCTAAGAATTATCCGACGCCAGCACCGTCTCTCCCTCCGACAGGTGGAACGCCTGACGATTACCCTGGCCAAAAAATATGGAGACGCTGCCCGCAGAATCTCTGCAAGTTGGCTGGGAAGGCTCGAGAGAGAAGAGCACGCAATTCCTCATAGAACCCTTCAGACACTCGAAGAAGTCTATGAAATCAGCCACGAAGAACTGACAGACGAATCCATCTCCACCGCAGAGGCGTCGCGGACCCTGCACGCGCACCTCCCGGAGTTGCCCGCAGGCGTTCTCAAAGGGCTTACCGATCCCGATGGAGAACACCTGCTGCCCCCTGAAAGCTGGCTGATGTACTTTCCGGAGACCACTCTTCTTCCATCGCTGCCAACGGCACATGGTGATCAGCCTCACGTTCGCAGGCAGTCGAGCATCGCACGATTGTATGGCGTCTTGGGGGCGAATGACCTGACTTTGCTCGGACAGGTACAGCCCGGCGCCGTCCTCGAAATAGACCAGTCCGTGCGGACGATCGATGCCACAAAGATCTACCGCTCCGTCTCAGAGCGGCCGATCTACTTCCTTCGCTCCCATGATGGATATCACTGCGGCTGGTGTGATCTGGACGCTGAACGGCGATGGCTCACGCTCGTCCCCTCCGCTTTGGCGAAGGCTTCACAACGCAGATGGCGCTACAGTGAGGAGATCGAAGTGATGGGAGTCGTCACCCGCGTCCTTACCAGGCTTCGGTTCTCCAAGGAACTGAAGCTCGAACAGGTCAACCGCGACCAACGGTCTAACTCAACCTGA